The genomic segment GGCTTGATTTTGCTAGTCATGTAGTCCTTCGCGCTGCTGTACATCTTAAAGCGACGACAAATTAATCGACCGTCAAACTCAAAACTTCGCGCAACGATCTAGTTATTGAGAAACGAGTGATCGAAGATCTTTCGTTTTCATCAAGCACTCTAATTTTCTACGGTCCGCAGAAGGGTGCCAAAATGCGTCTCGTAAAAATAGATTACAATCCCTCGAGGCCCTCCGCGTCATGAAGACAGCCATGATTGACAATCGTCTTCGCAAATCACTCGTTTCTCAGCATCCGATGATAAACGCGTGTAAGGACTTACTTGGCGAGGGGGCAGATGCACTGCCGGCACTTTGTCTTCGACCACGTCGATACCTTTGCAGAGCAAATGGTCGATCGTCGTAATCGGGCCAACGAAAACGTTGATTGCCGGTGTCGCTATGGTCGTCGCCATCACCAACGATCGTTCGGCAGTGCCCAAACCCCAGTTGATGAAAGAGTTCGAACGCTGAATCGGATTAGAAATGACGCAAGTGAATTTTTCGAGGGAACTCGGCCGCTGTTCGGATCCTGTTATTCATAGACGACCACGCGAGCGCAAGAAAATCCCGAGTCTAGCGATAAATCGTCGCAGATCAAACACCCATTGACGGAGGATTTTCTATTCCGAATCCTATTTTCCTACCGTTGCACGCGCGAACATacggaaatttcgaaatagcCATGGGACTGGTTTCTTGAAGAACAAATCTGAAACGACTCGACCAGCGTATTG from the Augochlora pura isolate Apur16 unplaced genomic scaffold, APUR_v2.2.1 APUR_unplaced_2424, whole genome shotgun sequence genome contains:
- the LOC144477631 gene encoding lipid storage droplets surface-binding protein 1-like, which translates into the protein MATTIATPAINVFVGPITTIDHLLCKGIDVVEDKVPAVHLPPRQMYSSAKDYMTSKIKPVLTRAESVTQIGSMVANATADRLNNALTHLEKSIDHYLPVGPVDEIDCKYLSPF